CGCAACTTAAATAATGCTTTTGAGTGAATTTGAGAAATACGTGATGTTGACAATTCGAGCATTTCACCTATTTCAGTTAGTGTCAACTCTTCTGTATAAAATAAACTCAGTACGAGCTGCTCTTTATCATTAAGCTTTTGTATATTTACCGCTAAATCATCGAGTAACTCCGATTTTATTACGACTTGCTCTGGAGTCTTTGTCGTATCATCACGGATTACAAAGGACTTCCCCTCTGCTTCTTCCTGATCTTGTTGCTCATTGATGGAGAGTACATTTGAGAAGAAATGCTCCTGCACCGTTTGGTATACGTCTTCCACAGGTAACTCCATATGCTGTGCAAGCTCCTCAGGCGTCACATGGCGCATTAACTGTTGTTCTAATTGTTCAATCTTGGCATCCATCTTTTTGGCCTTTTCTCGTGCAGAACGAGGTAGCCAATCCTCTTTACGCAAGCCATCGATTATAGCGCCTCTCACCCTAAAAGAAGCATATGTATCAAACTTTAAGTCTCGATTTATATCAAATTTATTTAAAGCATCAAATAGACCTAGCATGCCTAAGCTTGTTAAATCGTCACGCGATACGCTCTTAGGTAAACCTGCACCAATTCGCTGCACATGGTAAGTCACAAGAGAAGTATATTTTTTTATTAATAAATCACCCGCATCAGGATCACGTTCATTCACCCATCGATTCCACAGCTTTTGTTCATCGTTTAGAATTGGTTGTGTCATAAAATCCACCTCTCTACTTTGCGCCTGTTTGCACGGACTTTTTGCGCTTTCCTCTCAAATGCTCCAAGGCGCCAATAGTTCTGTCGCTTTGTTAACGCTGTACGCTTGAAAATTAAAAAACATACACATGTCTATCAAAAAGAGACTCACTTATCACATTTTGAGTATTTTGCTTACAATGACTGACAGATTTAGATACAAACCTATGCCATTCTTTCCTTTTATTATAACAACATTCGACTATAATTTCATATGATTCTCTAACACTATTCTATTATTAATAGCTGTTCTATTTTAGGCAGAAGAAAACTGCCTCCAATAATTAGACGACAGCTAACATTAGAGGCAGTTTAAAGTGTTCTGGCTTATGCATTTACTTGTTGTTCATCTTCACGATGCATCATCGTTCGAACGGCTTGTGCAATATCTTCTGTGCTTTCATCTTGAAACTCAACCGTTGAATTTGTCGTAGAAGTTTCTTTCCCCTTCTCATCGACGACAGAAGCACTATTTTCTTCTAGTCCACTGTCATCTTCCGACGGGTCGGCAGTTGGTGTAAATAACACATACGCAATTAAAAACCTTACAATATACATGACAAAAAATACGATAATTGCTGCTACAAATGAACCGATGATAATACGTAATGGTGTATAGGGCTGTTGCAGTGTCATAAAGAAATAAAGGGAAAAGGCAATCAATGCCCCCCATAGGTTATAAAAAATAGAACCAAACATTATATTTCACTCACTCCTTGGTTAACCGTTCGAATATGTAACATCGACGTAGCAGGGTTAAATTCAATTGTTCGACCGCTATTACCGCCCGTATTTTCGGCTACTAAAGGAATCCCATGACGTTTTAATTCAAACTTTACAGCCTCCACATTACGAGGACCGATG
This genomic interval from Lysinibacillus sphaericus contains the following:
- a CDS encoding FliA/WhiG family RNA polymerase sigma factor, yielding MTQPILNDEQKLWNRWVNERDPDAGDLLIKKYTSLVTYHVQRIGAGLPKSVSRDDLTSLGMLGLFDALNKFDINRDLKFDTYASFRVRGAIIDGLRKEDWLPRSAREKAKKMDAKIEQLEQQLMRHVTPEELAQHMELPVEDVYQTVQEHFFSNVLSINEQQDQEEAEGKSFVIRDDTTKTPEQVVIKSELLDDLAVNIQKLNDKEQLVLSLFYTEELTLTEIGEMLELSTSRISQIHSKALFKLRKLLSNEMINV